In Eptesicus fuscus isolate TK198812 chromosome 23, DD_ASM_mEF_20220401, whole genome shotgun sequence, one genomic interval encodes:
- the GLTP gene encoding glycolipid transfer protein: MALLAEHLLKPLPADKQIETGPFLEAVSHLPPFFDCLGSPVFTPIKADISGNITKIKAVYNTDPAKFRTLQNILEAEKEMYGAEWPKVGATLALMWLKRGLRFIQVFLQSICDGERDESHPNLIRVNATKAYEMALKKYHGWIVQKIFQAALYAAPYKSDFLKALSKGQNVTEEECLEKVRLFLVNYTATIDVIYEMYTKMNAELNYKV; this comes from the exons ATGGCGCTGCTGGCCGAGCACCTGCTGAAGCCGCTGCCCGCGGACAAGCAGATCGAGACCGGGCCCTTCCTGGAGGCGGTGTCCCACCTGCCGCCCTTCTTCG ATTGCCTCGGGTCCCCAGTGTTTACGCCCATCAAGGCGGACATCAGCGGTAACATCACG AAAATCAAAGCTGTGTACAACACCGACCCGGCCAAGTTCCGGACCCTGCAGAACATCCTGGAGGCGGAGAAGGAAATGTATGGAGCAGAGTGGCCCAAAGTGGGGGCCACACTGGCGCTGATGTGGCTGAAAAG GGGCCTCCGCTTCATCCAGGTCTTCCTGCAGAGCATCTGCGACGGGGAGCGGGACGAGAGCCACCCCAACCTCATCCGCGTCAACGCCACCAAGGCCTACGAGATGGCGCTCAAGAAGTACCACGGCTGGATCGTGCAGAAGATCTTCCAG GCCGCGCTCTATGCCGCGCCCTACAAGTCCGACTTCCTGAAGGCGCTCTCCAAGGGCCAGAACGTGACGGAGGAGGAGTGCCTGGAGAAGGTCCGCCTGTTCCTGGTCAACTACACGGCCACCATTGACGTCATCTACGAGATGTACACCAAGATGAACGCCGAGCTCAACTACAAGGTGTAG